The Astyanax mexicanus isolate ESR-SI-001 chromosome 12, AstMex3_surface, whole genome shotgun sequence genome window below encodes:
- the mindy4 gene encoding probable ubiquitin carboxyl-terminal hydrolase MINDY-4: MGKDVEEVAASLVREYLSRKGLKKTIACMDVELPRTNLSINNRTDLRRVLHLESLYKKNKSEEHPLKSMLEMMVKERMKKGAEVKRSSLMDNRTQEIPAEENLPKSGSSFTEEDSSSERKDKDVMDQHRHRASLSEGSSAVSQLIAPSSADQTPSPKSSRSSSLVSEGERNISFSSHDGLFTSGKVGSSSERKSDDVDGQGSRTSKMRRGLMAGPITTSAQENSRRRPARKAAGSLSFLSQADSDSDRMKWTGRSWSLDAGHTESVGISSFETDSCGSVSSPRQETESDGSDGVQRVKSHKNKSAHGPRVDGLHMEGMALDDIDDEEDLGGFSAAPVHNSLPQLNLNKHPMDQQTATALKEIIFGSPVMCFSEEWKRQSFTFSNTHGLRYGIVQKKGGPCGVLAAVQATVLQKLLFERTSSDSPSERLRVSDAERTTCLAEAVAEILWRAGGRKRATVAVNSGRRLFTPVGHYRPDGVLETITCISVEGLDDLQLLLQQNIQQFESGPFGCVLLIVSAVLSRTIQMVRGDMDVPTSTLIGAHGYCTQELVNLLLCGQAVSNVFNDEMKLDSGNGNFTLLKGIRERSDVGLLSLFEHFNLCKVGSYLKTPRFPLWVVCSESHFSVLFSLCKDLTSSQWSPREFDLYYYDGLANQQEPIRLTVYPGSDVRTANTDDPDLIPPLELCISTRWTDAVVSWNESEPIL; this comes from the exons TCTGAGGAGCACCCACTGAAATCGATGCTGGAGATGATGGTGAAGGAGCGGATGAAGAAAGGTGCAGAGGTTAAAAGAAGTTCTCTGATGGACAACAGAACTCAAGAGATCCCAGCTGAGGAAAATTTGCCAAAATCTGGTTCATCCTTCACTGAGGAAGATTCTTCTTCTGAGAGGAAAGATAAAGATGTTATGgatcagcacagacacagagCGAG TTTGTCCGAGGGCAGCTCTGCTGTGTCACAGCTTATAGCGCCATCTTCAGCAGACCAGACTCCTTCACCAAAGAGCTCCAGGAGCAGTTCTCTAGTTTCAGAAGGTGAGAGAAACATATCGTTCTCCAGTCATGATGGTCTCTTCACCTCGGGTAAGGTGGGGTCCAGTTCTGAGAGGAAGAGCGATGATGTGGACGGTCAGGGCAGCAGGACCAGCAAAATGAGGAGAGGCCTCATGGCAGGTCCCATCACTACATCAGCTCAG GAAAACAGTCGGAGACGTCCTGCTCGAAAAGCAGCTGGATCTTTGAGCTTCTTATCCCAGGCTGACAGTGACTCCGACAGGATGAAGTGGACAGGCCGGAGCTGGAGCTTGGATGCTGGACACACAGAGTCTGTTGGAATCAGCTCTTTTGAGACAGACAGCTGCGGGTCAGTCAGTTCACCCAGACAGGAAACAGAGAGCGATGGGTCTGATGGGGTGCAGAGAGTGAAATCACACAA AAACAAATCAGCACACGGTCCAAGAGTTGATGGTCTCCACATGGAAGGAATGGCTCTGG ATGACATTGATGATGAGGAGGATCTGGGGGGATTTTCAGCAGCACCAGTTCATAACTCTTTACCTCAGCTCAATTTAAACAAACATCCTATGGACCAGCAAACAGCCACA GCCTTGAAGGAGATCATATTCGGCTCTCCTGTTATGTGCTTTAGTGAGGAGTGGAAACGCCAGAGTTTCACCTTTTCAAACACACATGGTCTGAGATATGGGATCGTGCAGAAGAAG GGAGGACCGTGTGGAGTGCTCGCTGCTGTCCAGGCCACTGTTCTCCAGAAACTTCTATTTGAAAGAACCAGCAGTGACTCGCCGTCGGA GAGGCTGCGGGTTTCGGATGCTGAGAGGACGACGTGCCTGGCCGAAGCCGTGGCTGAAATCCTGTGGAGGGCTGGAGGCAGGAAGAGAGCCACTGTTGCTGT AAACTCTGGCAGGAGGCTGTTCACGCCAGTGGGCCACTACAGGCCTGATGGGGTTCTGGAGACG ATCACCTGCATCAGTGTTGAGGGTTTGGATGATCTCCAGCTGCTGCTCCAGCAGAACATTCAGCAG TTTGAGTCAGGTCCCTTCGGCTGCGTCCTGCTCATCGTCTCCGCCGTCCTCTCCAGAACCATTCAGAT GGTAAGAGGAGATATGGACGTGCCCACATCCACGCTTATCGGTGCTCATGGCTACTGCACACAG gAACTGGTAAACCTGCTGCTTTGTGGACAGGCAGTCTCGAACGTCTTCAACGATGAAATGAAGCTGGACTCAGGAAACGGTAACTTTACGCTTCTGAAGGGGATCAGAGAGCGAAGCGACGTCGGCCTGCTGTCGTTATTTGAGCATTTTAATCTATGTAAG GTGGGCTCGTACCTGAAGACCCCCAGGTTTCCGCTGTGGGTGGTCTGCAGTGAGAGCCACTTCAGTGTGCTGTTCTCGCTGTGCAAGGATCTGACCTCCAGCCAATGGAGCCCCAGAGAGTTTGACTTGTATTACTATGACGGTCTGGCCAATCAGCAAGAGCCAATCAGATTAACAGTCT ATCCAGGTTCTGATGTAAGGACCGCTAACACTGATGACCCGGACCTCATACCTCCTTTAGAGCTCTGCATCAGTACCAG ATGGACAGATGCAGTCGTGAGCTGGAACGAAAGTGAGCCGATTCTATGA